TTATCTTTTCCAAGCAAAACCGGAAAAATGGGATCGGCCATTCTTTCCAACGAAAAGGTATAACATTCTTACAAGTAACATTGCCGAATCTATAAATGCAGCAATTGTGCATGCGAGAGAATTGCCTATAACGTCGTTAATAGAAGCTATAAGAGAGATGCTTCAAAGATGGTTTTCAACAAGAAAAGAAGCGGCAATCACCCAATTTATTGAAGTGACAAAATGGGAAAATGATGAAATGGAGATCAAACTTAATGTGGCATTTCAAATGAAGGTATGTTATTAAAGTTAcgtttattttctttttgttcgGCTTTTAAATTTATTGCTTAATAATTGTATTGTTTCATAGGTAGATGCAATTGATGCAATGAAATCTCGTGTCACATATGGTGATCGAGTGTTTGTTGTCGACTTGGAACAACATATGTGCACATGTAATGAATTTCAACTAGAGGGAATTCCATGTGCACATGCTATTACAACAATTGAAAGCAAGTACTTGGACAAGTACAAATTTTGCTCAAAATGGTATAAAAATTTTGTTTTGAAAGAGACATATGCAGGATCAATTAATCCTCTTCCAGATAAAGTTGATTGGAGTGTCCCAGATGAAATTAAAGAAGTTAGCATGAAAGCTCCAAAATTCAAAGTAAAACGAGGACGTCGTAAGAAAAAAAGAATTCCATCAACAGGAGAATTTTCCAAGCATGTTCGAACAATCAAGTGTGGAAATTGTGGAATATTGGGACATAATAGAAAGAATTGTAAAAGCCAACCAATTCTAAAAGAAGGATAACATTGAGTTGTGAATTGCATATATATCATGATCATTGAGATTGATTATTGTCCTTGAGTACATTGCATTATGCATGAAAGCATGAACTGTTGTTATCTGTTGCAGTCTAAAGACTATAAAGATGCAATGTTATACACATTTGTTGCGTTGTGGACTTGTGGATAAGAATGTTTATACATTTATTAAAGTACAtcttgttttttttataatattattatctatttaattaatgaaaaataggAATTGATATTAGTGAGAGATGAAATTGACAGAAAAATGTTATAAAAGATGATAGATTATCATCTAGAAATTATGACAAAGTTATCGATTAATCTTATTTAtataaggcttgcggtttaaatttctaggcaaggtgtttaaatttaaagcttaggggtttaaaattaaagtttagtggtttaaatttaaaacatagttGGTTAAATAgagttggattataaatagagcttaatggataaaaatttgataccatttagcattgtggatcaaaatttgatgccatttagcattgtggatcaaaatttgatgccatttggattgtggtttaaagttttaggaaagtagtttaaatttaaagcttagtggtttaaatttaaaacattgagggtaaaagagacttggattataaatagagctcaatggataaaaattcataaatggtggttcaaaatttgatgttatttagccttgtggttcaaaatttgatgttatttagccttgtggtttaaaatttgatgccatttggtttgtggtttaaattcttaggcaagtggtttaaatttaaagcttaagggtttaaatttaaaacttagtggtttaaagagacttggattataaaaatagcttaatggataaaaaattttaattttgagtTCAAAATTAGATTTCATTTACCCCGCCGCGGCGCTCAGAATGAATGAAACAAATGGCAATTTAAATCACTGTGCGTCGCGGCTCTAATTTATTTGGGCCGCGACACATAGTTCGTAcctttaataatatatataatttttttttttgccaatcaAAACTTCTTGTCTAATTTTTTTACCAATAAAGAAATTAggtttaaatttaataataatatatttaaatttaaaggataggggtttaaatttaaaatgtaatgATTAAAGAGAgaatgtttatgatttaagcctaaaggattaaaacttaaaccttgtggattaaattttgatgtcatttaagtttagtggttcatagCTTAAGCCATTtgaggcttgcggtttaaatttctAGGCAAGGGGTTttaatttaaagcttaggggtttaaaatTAAAGTtcagtggtttaaatttaaaacatagttGGTTAAAGAtagttggattataaatagagcttaatggataaaaatttgataccatttagccttgtggttcaaaatttgattccatttagccatgtggttcaaaatttgatgtcatttgcATTGTGGTATAAAGTTTTAGGAAAGTGGTTTACATTTaaaccttagtggtttaaatttaaaacattgagggtaaaagagacttggattataaatagagttCAATGGATTAAAATTCATaaattgtggttcaaaatttgatgttaTTTagtcttgtggttcaaaatttgatgttaTTTAGCCTTGtgcttcaaaatttgatgccatttggtttgtggtttaaattcttaggcaagtggtttaaatttaaagcttaatggTTTATATTTAAAACTTAGTGGTTTAAAGAGACATGGATTATAAAAATAGCATAATGgataaaaaattttaattttgagtTCAAAATTAGATTTCATTTACCCCGCCGCGGCGCACATCATCTTTAGACAATAGAGTCGCGGCAGTCAGAATGAATGAAACCAATGGCAATTTAAATCACTATGCGCCACGGCTCTAATTTAtttgggccgcggcgcacagtTCTTAcctttaataatatatataattttttttttttgccaatcacAACTTCTTGTCTAATTTTTTTACCAATAAAGAAATTAggtttaaatttaataataatatatttaaatttaaaggataggggtttaaatttaaaatgtaatgattaaagagagtatgtttatgatttaagcctaaaggattaaaacttaaaccttgtggattaaattttgatgtcatttaagtttagtggttcatagCTTAAGCCATTTGAGGCTTGCGATTTAAATTTCTAGGCAAGGGGTTttaatttaaagcttaggggtttaaaatTAAAGTTcagtgttttaaatttaaaacatagttGGTTAAAGAtagttggattataaatagagcttaatggataaaaatttgataccatttagccttgtggttcaaaatttgattccatttagccatgtggttcaaaatttgatgccatttgcattgtggtttaaagttttaggaaagtggtttacatttaaaccttagtggtttaaattta
The genomic region above belongs to Humulus lupulus chromosome 1, drHumLupu1.1, whole genome shotgun sequence and contains:
- the LOC133814868 gene encoding uncharacterized protein LOC133814868 — its product is MAELQKISPEMTSYLFQAKPEKWDRPFFPTKRYNILTSNIAESINAAIVHARELPITSLIEAIREMLQRWFSTRKEAAITQFIEVTKWENDEMEIKLNVAFQMKVDAIDAMKSRVTYGDRVFVVDLEQHMCTCNEFQLEGIPCAHAITTIESKYLDKYKFCSKWYKNFVLKETYAGSINPLPDKVDWSVPDEIKEVSMKAPKFKSKDYKDAMLYTFVALWTCG